A single window of Bufo bufo chromosome 10, aBufBuf1.1, whole genome shotgun sequence DNA harbors:
- the TRPT1 gene encoding tRNA 2'-phosphotransferase 1 isoform X2: MGSDGFVPVSSLLRLQQFRSFSQNDIERVVRCNDKQRFTMRTSEPEGTLEICANQGHSIQVDVNFTPLGAELPPQAIHGTYLRHWPSILRSGLSRMNRAHIHFSTQLPGEGEGVISGMRRDCELAIFIDLPKATADQIPFFWSVNRVLLTPGNADGVLLPKYFLKVLQLRPHRRLLELE, encoded by the exons ATGGGGTCAG ACGGCTTTGTTCCAGTTTCTTCCCTGCTTCGCCTACAACAGTTTCGCTCCTTTTCCCAGAATGACATTGAACGTGTAGTCAGGTGTAATGATAAGCAGCGATTTACTATGAGAACCTCTGAACCCGAGGGAACACTGGAAATTTGCGCTAACCAAGGACATTCAATACAG GTGGATGTTAACTTCACTCCATTAGGAGCAGAACTTCCTCCACAAGCCATACATGGGACGTATCTTCGTCACTGGCCTTCAATTCTCCGCTCTGGCCTCTCTCGTATGAACAGGGCACACATCCACTTTTCGACGCAGCttccaggagaaggggagggtGTGATCAGTG GCATGCGTAGGGACTGTGAACtcgcaatatttatagaccttccAAAAGCTACGGCGG ACCAAATCCCATTCTTCTGGTCTGTTAACCGAGTCCTCCTCACACCTGGGAATGCTGACGGAGTCCTCCTACCTAAATATTTTCTAAAGGTTCTTCAGCTTAGGCCTCACA GAAGACTGCTTGAACTTGAATGA
- the TRPT1 gene encoding tRNA 2'-phosphotransferase 1 isoform X1, translating into MEGSHASHRRRGGRNQDPDVQLSKLLSYALRHGASELGLPMGSDGFVPVSSLLRLQQFRSFSQNDIERVVRCNDKQRFTMRTSEPEGTLEICANQGHSIQVDVNFTPLGAELPPQAIHGTYLRHWPSILRSGLSRMNRAHIHFSTQLPGEGEGVISGMRRDCELAIFIDLPKATADQIPFFWSVNRVLLTPGNADGVLLPKYFLKVLQLRPHRRLLELE; encoded by the exons ATGGAAGGATCACACGCCAGtcacaggaggagaggagggagaaaccAG GACCCTGATGTGCAGTTATCAAAGCTTTTATCGTATGCTTTGCGCCATGGAGCCAGTGAGCTGGGTTTGCCCATGGGGTCAG ACGGCTTTGTTCCAGTTTCTTCCCTGCTTCGCCTACAACAGTTTCGCTCCTTTTCCCAGAATGACATTGAACGTGTAGTCAGGTGTAATGATAAGCAGCGATTTACTATGAGAACCTCTGAACCCGAGGGAACACTGGAAATTTGCGCTAACCAAGGACATTCAATACAG GTGGATGTTAACTTCACTCCATTAGGAGCAGAACTTCCTCCACAAGCCATACATGGGACGTATCTTCGTCACTGGCCTTCAATTCTCCGCTCTGGCCTCTCTCGTATGAACAGGGCACACATCCACTTTTCGACGCAGCttccaggagaaggggagggtGTGATCAGTG GCATGCGTAGGGACTGTGAACtcgcaatatttatagaccttccAAAAGCTACGGCGG ACCAAATCCCATTCTTCTGGTCTGTTAACCGAGTCCTCCTCACACCTGGGAATGCTGACGGAGTCCTCCTACCTAAATATTTTCTAAAGGTTCTTCAGCTTAGGCCTCACA GAAGACTGCTTGAACTTGAATGA